Below is a window of Phycisphaerae bacterium DNA.
CGAAAAGGAAAGATCGCGCCTCACCGAGTTGGAAGCCGAGGTCGCGGACGCCCGTTCCCGAAGCAAGGACCGGCTCGACAGACTCCAGGCACAGCGTGAAGAGGCGGCGGCCGCTGTTCCATCCAAGACGCTCGAAATGTTCAACCGCGTGGCCCGCGCCAACGAGGGTGAGGCGATGGCCGGCGTCCTGCGCACGCACCCGCGCCGGCAGGAATATGCCTGCGAAGGCTGTAACATGTCGATCACCATCGAGCAGGTGAATTCAATCCTGTCGCGTGATGAAGCCGTGCTTTGCAGCGTCTGCGGGCGCATTCTCTACATGACGCACGCCGCGGCTGCCCACTCCTGAATGGCTGACAACCGATTATCGTGTAACCCTGCAAACCGGACCGCGGACTCTGTCCCGTCGAACGCTGAGCTGGGCCGATGAAACTGATTCTTCATGTCGACGGTGGTTCGCGAGGCAATCCCGGACCGGGCGGAGCCGGCGCGGAACTGCGAAATGCCGACGGCGAGCCGGTTTTCGAAGCCGGCTACTTTCTCGGTCACGTCACCAACAATCAGGCGGAGTACACGGGTTTGATTCGCGGGCTTGAGGCGGCAATACGCGCCGGCGCGGACGAAATCGAGATTTACGCTGACAGCGAACTGCTCGTGAAGCAGATTCATGGCGATTACCGCGTGCGAAACGCGGGGCTCCTGCCGCTTTATGACAAAGTCATGGCACTGCTTGGCAATGTCCGAAAATGGCGAATCCGACATGTGCGGCGAGAACAGAACCAGGCCGCC
It encodes the following:
- a CDS encoding ribonuclease HI family protein → MKLILHVDGGSRGNPGPGGAGAELRNADGEPVFEAGYFLGHVTNNQAEYTGLIRGLEAAIRAGADEIEIYADSELLVKQIHGDYRVRNAGLLPLYDKVMALLGNVRKWRIRHVRREQNQAADGLANDAMDAQSDVIRTDHFASAGQDD